A single Luteolibacter rhizosphaerae DNA region contains:
- a CDS encoding efflux RND transporter permease subunit has protein sequence MAQFFIDRPVFAWVVSILISLLGIISITQLPVAQYPAVAPPSISITANYAGASAETLTDTVTSVIEQNLNGIDNLLYMTSASDANGSATITLYFKPGTDPDVAQVQVQNKVQLATPSLPSTVQQQGVVVAKATRNFAMFIALTTDDGSMDAIQLGNYMAASVLDPLRRVQGVGEVVQFGTQYAMRVWLDPDKLVSYGMTPGDVNAAIQAQNTQVPVGQIGQLPAAPGQQLNIILQGRSTLREAEEFRNIVLRVNTDGSRVYLRDVARVELGGQDYSIKARIDGKPTAAAAVKLSPTANAMDTAEGVRKEVERLQAFFPPGVKVIYPLDTSTFVKISVQEVIKTLVEAIILVFLVMYLFLQNFRATLIPTLVVPVALLGTCGLMAAFGFSINVLTMFGMVLAIGILVDDAIVVVENVERIMSEEGLPAKEATRKAMSQITGALIGITLVLTAVFIPMAFFGGSVGTIYRQFTMSMVSCMIFSVFLAMSLTPALCGTLLKQVDAGHHVAKRGPFGWFNRAFDATTNKYQGIVGATLRHTWAGLLALVIVCFGVTHLYQKMPSSFLPEEDQGYFLTLVTLPDGATDERTGEALVKMEEYFAKQPEIEHYFTVAGFSFTGKAQNSGLAFIRLKPWEDREGAEHRVQEIIKRAIGGLSGIKDAFVFPINPPAIAELGTSSGFDFWLQDNGGVGHEKLMAARDQLLGLAGANAADPNGVLTGVRPEGLNDTAQIKIELDQDKASALGVSLADINTTMQTAFGSAYVNNFVNGARVQRVIVQLDAPFRMTPEDLGKIWLRNKEGKMVPLSSVTRTEWSFGSPQLQRYNGVPAVNIKGAAKPGRSSGEAMAEMESLAKQLPEGLGFEWSGQSLEEKISGNQAPMLYGVSVLIVFLCLAALYESWSIPVAVMMVVPLGIIGALAAVSFRDLPNDVYFKVGLLTTVGLSTKNAILIIEFAMDLEKAGKGLIEATLEAVKLRLRPILMTSMAFVLGVVPLVISSGAGSASQNAIGTGVAGGMISGTVLAIFLVPVFYVVVRSIVNRFSPAKNPESEKPSQPLTGDLNHA, from the coding sequence ATGGCCCAATTCTTCATCGACCGCCCCGTATTCGCCTGGGTGGTTTCCATCCTGATCTCCCTGCTGGGGATCATCTCGATCACCCAGCTCCCGGTGGCGCAGTATCCGGCGGTCGCACCGCCGTCGATCTCCATCACCGCGAACTATGCCGGTGCCTCCGCCGAGACCCTGACCGATACCGTGACCTCGGTGATCGAGCAGAACCTCAACGGGATCGACAACCTGCTGTATATGACGTCCGCGAGCGATGCGAACGGCTCCGCGACGATCACGCTCTACTTCAAGCCCGGCACCGATCCCGATGTGGCGCAGGTGCAGGTGCAGAACAAGGTGCAGCTCGCCACGCCGAGCCTGCCTTCCACCGTGCAGCAGCAGGGTGTGGTGGTGGCGAAGGCGACGCGTAACTTCGCCATGTTCATCGCGCTGACCACGGACGATGGCAGCATGGATGCGATCCAGCTGGGCAACTACATGGCTGCCAGCGTGCTCGACCCGCTGCGCCGCGTGCAGGGCGTGGGTGAAGTGGTGCAGTTCGGCACGCAGTACGCCATGCGCGTGTGGCTCGATCCCGACAAGCTCGTGAGCTACGGCATGACCCCGGGCGATGTGAATGCGGCGATCCAGGCTCAGAACACGCAGGTGCCGGTGGGCCAGATCGGCCAGCTTCCCGCCGCTCCCGGACAGCAGCTCAACATCATTTTGCAAGGCCGCTCGACCCTGCGCGAAGCGGAGGAGTTCAGGAACATCGTGCTGCGCGTGAATACCGACGGCTCGCGCGTCTATCTGCGCGATGTCGCCCGTGTGGAACTCGGCGGCCAGGATTACTCGATCAAGGCCCGTATCGATGGCAAGCCCACCGCGGCTGCCGCCGTGAAGCTCTCGCCCACCGCGAATGCGATGGATACTGCCGAGGGTGTGCGCAAGGAAGTGGAGCGCCTGCAGGCCTTCTTCCCGCCGGGTGTGAAGGTGATCTATCCGCTGGATACCTCCACCTTCGTGAAGATCTCGGTGCAGGAGGTGATCAAGACCCTGGTGGAAGCCATCATCCTGGTGTTCCTGGTGATGTATCTCTTCCTGCAGAATTTCCGCGCCACGCTGATTCCCACGCTGGTGGTGCCGGTGGCGCTACTAGGCACCTGCGGCTTGATGGCGGCCTTCGGTTTCTCGATCAACGTGCTGACCATGTTCGGCATGGTGCTGGCCATCGGTATCCTCGTGGACGACGCCATCGTGGTGGTGGAAAACGTGGAGCGCATCATGAGCGAGGAGGGGCTTCCGGCGAAGGAAGCCACCCGCAAGGCGATGAGCCAGATCACCGGCGCGCTGATCGGTATCACCCTGGTGCTGACCGCGGTATTCATCCCGATGGCCTTCTTCGGTGGCTCGGTGGGCACGATCTACCGCCAGTTCACCATGTCGATGGTGTCGTGTATGATCTTCTCGGTGTTCCTCGCGATGTCGCTGACCCCGGCGCTCTGCGGCACCCTGCTGAAGCAGGTGGACGCCGGTCACCACGTGGCCAAGCGCGGACCCTTCGGCTGGTTCAACCGCGCCTTCGACGCCACCACCAACAAGTATCAGGGAATCGTGGGCGCCACGCTGCGCCACACTTGGGCCGGCCTGCTCGCGCTGGTGATCGTGTGCTTCGGCGTGACCCACCTCTATCAGAAGATGCCGTCCTCCTTCCTGCCGGAAGAAGACCAAGGCTACTTCCTGACGCTGGTGACCCTGCCGGACGGCGCGACCGACGAGCGCACCGGCGAGGCGCTGGTGAAGATGGAGGAGTACTTTGCGAAGCAGCCGGAGATCGAACACTACTTCACGGTGGCGGGCTTCAGCTTCACGGGTAAGGCCCAGAACTCCGGCCTCGCCTTCATCCGCTTGAAGCCGTGGGAGGACCGCGAGGGGGCGGAGCACCGTGTGCAGGAAATCATCAAGCGGGCCATCGGCGGCCTCAGCGGGATCAAGGACGCCTTCGTCTTCCCGATCAACCCGCCGGCCATCGCGGAACTCGGCACTTCGTCCGGCTTCGACTTCTGGCTGCAGGATAATGGCGGCGTGGGTCACGAGAAGCTGATGGCGGCGCGTGACCAACTTCTCGGTCTGGCCGGCGCGAATGCGGCGGATCCCAACGGTGTGCTCACCGGCGTGCGTCCGGAAGGCCTGAACGACACCGCTCAGATCAAGATCGAGCTCGACCAGGACAAGGCCAGTGCGCTCGGTGTCTCGCTCGCGGACATCAATACCACGATGCAGACCGCCTTCGGTTCGGCTTACGTGAACAACTTCGTGAACGGTGCCCGCGTGCAGCGCGTGATCGTGCAGCTCGATGCGCCCTTCCGCATGACGCCGGAGGACCTCGGTAAGATCTGGCTGCGGAACAAGGAGGGCAAGATGGTGCCGCTTTCGTCCGTGACCCGGACCGAGTGGTCCTTCGGTTCGCCCCAGCTCCAGCGCTACAACGGGGTGCCGGCGGTGAACATCAAGGGCGCGGCCAAGCCGGGCCGCAGCTCGGGTGAGGCGATGGCGGAGATGGAAAGCTTGGCCAAGCAATTGCCGGAAGGTCTCGGCTTCGAATGGTCCGGCCAGTCGCTGGAGGAAAAGATCTCCGGCAACCAGGCCCCCATGCTCTACGGCGTCTCGGTCTTGATCGTGTTCCTCTGTCTCGCCGCCCTTTATGAAAGCTGGTCCATCCCGGTGGCGGTGATGATGGTGGTCCCGCTCGGGATCATCGGGGCACTCGCCGCTGTGTCCTTCCGCGACCTGCCAAACGACGTGTATTTCAAGGTGGGTCTGCTCACCACGGTGGGTCTCTCGACCAAGAACGCCATCCTGATCATCGAGTTCGCGATGGATTTGGAAAAGGCGGGCAAGGGCTTGATCGAAGCCACCTTGGAAGCGGTGAAACTGCGCCTCCGTCCGATTTTGATGACCTCGATGGCCTTCGTGCTCGGCGTGGTGCCGCTGGTGATCAGCAGCGGCGCGGGCTCCGCCAGTCAGAATGCGATTGGCACGGGGGTTGCAGGCGGCATGATCTCGGGCACGGTCCTCGCGATCTTCCTGGTGCCCGTGTTTTACGTCGTTGTTCGCAGCATCGTGAATCGATTCAGTCCTGCTAAAAATCCGGAATCGGAAAAACCCTCCCAGCCTCTAACCGGAGACCTCAATCATGCGTAA
- a CDS encoding efflux RND transporter periplasmic adaptor subunit, whose product MRPLYFLPLTSLLLLPACQKKQAAGGPPQMPPAAVTFVSAATETVSITRQLPGRIDPVRLAEVRARVGGILLEKTFQEGADVKAGDVLFKIDPAPLEAVKENAAAALARAEATLHQNQTQLDRYKELVTSNAVSKQAYDNAESAVKVAEAELKAAAAALKTAELNLGYATVTAPISGRVGRAQVTEGALVGEGETTLMAVIQQLDPIYFDFTQSSADLLALQRAMKSGEIQAEQGKTAAKLLLEDGTEYSQSGKILFSEAVVDPTTGMVTLRAEFPNPEKILLPGMFARVRVVQAVKENVVTVPQRTVTRTQGGGGSVMVIDESNHAQIRMIQTDNAVGDKWVVTSGLKAGEKVIVEGLLKARPGAPVVPEPFQPAKAATSQAEAQDGKKG is encoded by the coding sequence ATGCGCCCGCTTTACTTCCTGCCCCTGACTTCGCTCCTGCTCCTGCCCGCTTGCCAAAAGAAGCAAGCCGCCGGTGGCCCGCCGCAGATGCCGCCCGCCGCGGTCACCTTCGTGTCGGCAGCCACGGAGACCGTGAGCATCACCCGCCAGCTTCCCGGCCGTATCGATCCGGTGCGCTTGGCAGAGGTCCGCGCCCGTGTCGGCGGCATCCTGCTGGAAAAGACCTTCCAGGAAGGTGCCGACGTGAAGGCGGGCGACGTGCTTTTCAAGATCGATCCCGCCCCGCTGGAGGCAGTGAAGGAGAATGCCGCCGCGGCTCTGGCCCGGGCCGAGGCGACCCTTCACCAAAACCAGACCCAGCTCGACCGCTATAAGGAACTGGTGACCTCGAACGCGGTCAGCAAGCAGGCCTATGACAATGCCGAATCCGCCGTGAAGGTGGCCGAGGCGGAACTCAAGGCCGCCGCTGCCGCGCTGAAGACCGCCGAGCTGAATCTGGGCTACGCCACGGTGACCGCCCCGATCTCGGGCCGCGTGGGCCGGGCGCAGGTGACGGAAGGTGCCCTGGTAGGGGAGGGCGAAACCACGCTGATGGCGGTGATCCAGCAGCTTGATCCGATCTACTTCGACTTCACCCAATCCAGTGCCGACCTGCTGGCACTACAGCGGGCGATGAAGTCCGGCGAGATCCAAGCCGAGCAAGGCAAGACTGCCGCCAAGCTGCTGCTTGAAGATGGCACCGAGTACTCTCAGTCCGGCAAGATTCTCTTCTCCGAGGCGGTGGTGGATCCCACCACGGGCATGGTCACGCTCCGTGCCGAGTTCCCGAATCCCGAGAAGATCCTGCTTCCCGGCATGTTCGCCCGCGTGCGGGTGGTGCAGGCGGTGAAGGAGAATGTCGTGACCGTGCCGCAGCGCACCGTGACCCGCACTCAGGGCGGCGGTGGCAGCGTGATGGTGATCGACGAATCGAACCACGCGCAGATCCGCATGATCCAGACGGACAATGCGGTGGGCGACAAGTGGGTCGTCACCTCCGGTCTCAAGGCCGGCGAGAAGGTCATCGTGGAAGGCCTGCTCAAGGCCCGCCCCGGTGCGCCGGTGGTTCCCGAGCCCTTCCAACCGGCCAAGGCGGCAACCAGCCAAGCCGAAGCCCAGGACGGCAAGAAGGGCTGA
- a CDS encoding LysR family transcriptional regulator, translated as MELRHLRYFVAVAEALNFRKAAERLNVTRPALSKQIKDLEEETGIKLLDRDTVSVALTDAGAVFLAEARAILGDVEHAVALAREAQDGRRGKLRIGSGGQISAGFLPEALRAFRSTFPEVEVDFVEMTPPEQLEALANNEIHLGFAYGRETENVPGMSSLLLIRSTFGVSVSKEHPLASRRSVRLEDLTEQTILCVGDEKHSTHRRDILAMFAESGVVPHATRQILGFESLLTMVAADQGLSMLPEILDLRSTHGIVTIPLLTERSKVDFTMWAVWKAEGTSLLVRNFVRLLERNRPPAAMAVA; from the coding sequence ATGGAACTTCGACACTTGAGATACTTCGTGGCGGTGGCGGAGGCCTTGAATTTCCGCAAGGCGGCGGAGCGTCTGAACGTGACGCGCCCGGCGCTGAGCAAGCAGATCAAGGACTTGGAGGAAGAGACCGGCATCAAGCTGCTCGACCGCGATACCGTGAGCGTCGCCCTAACCGATGCTGGCGCGGTATTCCTCGCCGAAGCCCGCGCCATCCTCGGCGATGTGGAGCACGCGGTAGCCCTTGCCCGCGAAGCTCAAGACGGTCGCCGCGGCAAGCTCCGCATCGGCTCCGGCGGTCAGATCTCCGCCGGCTTCCTGCCCGAGGCTCTCCGCGCCTTCCGCAGCACCTTCCCGGAGGTCGAGGTCGACTTCGTGGAGATGACCCCGCCCGAGCAACTCGAAGCCCTCGCCAACAACGAGATCCACCTCGGCTTCGCCTACGGTCGCGAGACCGAGAATGTCCCGGGCATGTCGAGCCTGCTGCTCATCCGCTCCACCTTCGGCGTCTCGGTGTCGAAGGAGCATCCCCTCGCCTCCCGCCGATCGGTTCGTCTGGAGGACCTCACCGAGCAGACCATCCTCTGCGTCGGCGATGAGAAGCACTCGACCCATCGCCGCGATATCTTGGCGATGTTCGCTGAGTCCGGTGTCGTCCCTCACGCCACCCGCCAGATCCTCGGCTTCGAATCGCTGCTCACCATGGTCGCGGCGGATCAGGGGCTATCCATGCTGCCCGAAATTCTCGATCTCCGCAGCACCCACGGCATCGTCACGATCCCCCTTCTCACCGAACGCTCCAAGGTCGACTTCACCATGTGGGCCGTGTGGAAGGCGGAGGGCACCTCGCTGCTGGTGCGGAATTTCGTCCGCCTGCTAGAACGGAACCGCCCGCCCGCGGCGATGGCGGTGGCTTGA
- a CDS encoding DUF3806 domain-containing protein — translation MPKITTRPPNLEEQATLDGATTWVNELLQQEFKTEVRLTGTREDIPNLHTMLGEGPYTDDPDAELSTFGIVFGHILAHEMPLRWVVYRDEQGSDFALQYQNLQLFVFPGDMLAKRLEEGEGITEIDLDELLENLREALAEEAAKAAK, via the coding sequence ATGCCCAAGATCACGACCCGCCCGCCCAATCTGGAAGAACAAGCTACCCTCGACGGCGCGACCACGTGGGTGAATGAGTTGCTCCAGCAGGAATTCAAGACCGAGGTCCGTCTCACCGGCACCCGCGAGGACATCCCGAATCTGCATACCATGCTGGGCGAAGGCCCCTACACGGATGATCCGGATGCGGAGCTCAGCACCTTCGGCATCGTCTTCGGCCACATCCTCGCCCATGAGATGCCGCTGCGCTGGGTCGTCTACCGCGATGAGCAGGGCAGCGACTTCGCGCTCCAGTATCAGAATCTCCAACTCTTCGTCTTCCCCGGCGACATGCTCGCCAAGCGACTTGAGGAAGGTGAGGGCATCACCGAGATCGACCTCGATGAGCTGCTGGAGAATCTGCGGGAAGCACTGGCTGAAGAGGCGGCGAAGGCTGCCAAATAG
- the guaA gene encoding glutamine-hydrolyzing GMP synthase: MQEINHVAVLDFGSQYTQLIVRRVRELGYFAKLYALEDFPNIGKPGAIILSGGPKSTSEPDAPDLDFEALNGFGVPVLGVCYGMQLLNIKFGGSVKASNRREYGPATLVPGESSGLYEGVSKNSQVWMSHSDTVENLPACAVVIAANQHGTPVSLKWDERFYGIQFHPEVTHSHEGNRILHNFLLTAGELAPFHIEDFKRELIEGIKQTVGSKQVVCGVSGGVDSTVLAVLLHEAGVNVRAIYVDHGLMRKDETAEVQNNFHRMGVEIETIDASERFLGALAGVADPETKRKIIGELFIDTFWDAVGDAEMLAQGTLYPDVIESASNAKSKASKIKTHHNRVDRILELQAQGKVLEPLAELFKDEVRALGASLGIAHDILWRHPFPGPGLAVRCPGDITVEKLDIIRECDAIFIGKLKEHGWYEKVWQAYAGLIPVKTVGVKGDERSYEWSTNLRAVISDDAMTADWVELPSQILRETSNRILNEVKGINRVLYDISTKPPASIEWE; the protein is encoded by the coding sequence ATGCAGGAAATCAATCACGTCGCCGTCCTCGACTTCGGCTCGCAGTACACCCAGCTCATCGTCCGCCGGGTCCGCGAGCTGGGCTATTTCGCCAAGCTCTACGCGCTCGAGGATTTCCCGAACATCGGCAAGCCGGGTGCGATCATCCTCTCGGGCGGGCCGAAGAGCACTTCCGAGCCGGATGCACCGGATCTCGATTTCGAGGCGCTGAACGGTTTCGGCGTGCCGGTGCTCGGCGTGTGCTACGGGATGCAGCTCCTGAACATCAAGTTCGGCGGCAGCGTGAAGGCGAGCAACCGCCGCGAGTATGGCCCGGCCACGCTGGTGCCCGGCGAGAGCAGCGGCCTCTACGAAGGAGTTTCCAAGAACTCGCAGGTCTGGATGAGCCACTCGGACACGGTGGAAAACCTGCCGGCCTGCGCGGTGGTGATCGCGGCGAACCAGCACGGCACGCCGGTCTCGCTGAAGTGGGACGAGCGCTTCTACGGCATCCAGTTCCATCCGGAAGTGACGCACAGCCACGAGGGCAACCGGATCTTGCACAACTTCCTGCTGACCGCGGGCGAGCTGGCGCCTTTCCACATCGAGGACTTCAAGCGCGAGCTGATCGAGGGCATCAAGCAGACCGTCGGCAGCAAGCAGGTGGTCTGCGGGGTCTCCGGCGGCGTGGATAGTACGGTGCTCGCCGTACTTCTGCACGAGGCCGGGGTGAATGTCCGCGCCATCTATGTCGACCACGGCCTGATGCGGAAGGACGAGACCGCGGAGGTGCAGAACAACTTCCACCGCATGGGCGTGGAGATCGAGACCATCGATGCCTCGGAGCGTTTCCTCGGCGCCTTGGCCGGAGTGGCCGATCCCGAGACCAAGCGCAAGATCATCGGCGAACTCTTCATCGATACCTTCTGGGATGCGGTGGGGGATGCCGAGATGCTGGCGCAGGGCACGCTGTATCCGGACGTGATCGAGAGCGCCTCGAACGCGAAGTCGAAGGCGAGCAAGATCAAGACCCACCACAATCGCGTGGACCGCATCCTGGAACTGCAGGCGCAGGGCAAGGTGCTGGAGCCGCTGGCGGAACTCTTCAAGGACGAGGTGCGGGCGCTGGGGGCCTCGCTCGGCATCGCGCACGATATCCTCTGGCGTCACCCCTTCCCGGGCCCCGGCCTGGCAGTGCGCTGCCCCGGCGATATCACGGTCGAGAAGCTGGACATCATCCGAGAGTGCGACGCGATCTTCATCGGCAAGCTCAAGGAGCACGGCTGGTATGAGAAGGTCTGGCAGGCCTATGCCGGTCTGATCCCGGTCAAGACCGTGGGTGTAAAGGGCGACGAGCGCTCCTACGAGTGGTCCACCAACCTGCGTGCCGTGATCTCGGACGATGCCATGACCGCCGATTGGGTCGAGTTGCCTTCGCAGATCCTCCGCGAGACCAGCAACCGGATCTTGAACGAGGTGAAGGGCATCAACCGCGTGCTCTACGACATCTCGACCAAGCCGCCGGCCAGCATCGAGTGGGAGTGA
- the guaB gene encoding IMP dehydrogenase → MADISLGLSFDDVLLVPALSEILPTESDISTYVTGDIRLNIPVVSAAMDTVSETELAVALAREGGMGVIHRACSIQEQASMVSRVKRSENAVILKPLTVRKEQTIDEIRGIMAEHGFSGFPVVDGEGRLEGMVTGRDVRYLDRQDARVEDVMTPREKLITAPAHTELEEARRILYQNRIEKLPLVDANGKLVGLITGSDIEKRITFTNAAKDPSGRLRCGAAVGVGPDCVERGQAMIDAGADALFIDAATGHTSRVMEVISKLRSLSNVPVVAGNVVTEQGAKDLVSAGASALKVGVGPGSICTTRVIAGVGMPQFTAIQNVAGYCRERGVKVIADGGIRYSGDVVKALAAGADLVMLGSILAGTRESPGQSVYYQGRRFKTYRGMGSLGAMRKGSGDRYGQNSSGKLVAEGVEGRVPYKGPLSDVIFQLMGGLRSGMGYVGANSLDELRNRATFTRITPGGLRESHVHDIVITEEPTNYQPLG, encoded by the coding sequence ATGGCGGATATTTCTCTCGGACTTTCCTTCGATGACGTGCTTCTCGTTCCTGCGTTGAGCGAGATTCTTCCCACCGAATCGGACATTTCGACCTACGTGACCGGTGACATCCGGCTCAACATTCCGGTGGTTTCCGCAGCCATGGACACGGTGTCCGAAACCGAACTGGCGGTGGCACTGGCCCGCGAGGGTGGCATGGGTGTGATTCACCGCGCGTGCTCGATCCAAGAGCAGGCCTCGATGGTTTCCCGTGTGAAGCGTTCGGAGAACGCGGTGATCCTGAAGCCTCTCACCGTCCGCAAGGAGCAGACGATCGACGAGATCCGCGGCATCATGGCGGAGCATGGTTTCTCCGGCTTCCCGGTGGTGGATGGGGAAGGGCGCTTGGAAGGCATGGTCACCGGTCGCGACGTGCGTTACCTGGATCGCCAGGACGCCCGCGTGGAAGACGTGATGACCCCGCGTGAAAAGCTGATCACCGCGCCGGCCCACACCGAGCTCGAGGAAGCACGCCGCATTCTCTATCAGAACCGCATCGAGAAGCTGCCGCTGGTGGATGCGAATGGCAAGCTGGTCGGTCTGATCACCGGCTCGGACATCGAGAAGCGCATCACCTTCACGAATGCGGCGAAGGATCCGAGCGGCCGCCTGCGCTGCGGTGCCGCCGTGGGCGTGGGCCCGGACTGCGTGGAGCGCGGTCAGGCGATGATCGATGCGGGGGCCGATGCGCTCTTCATCGATGCCGCCACCGGCCACACCAGCCGGGTGATGGAAGTGATCTCAAAGCTGCGCTCGCTCTCGAACGTGCCGGTCGTGGCCGGTAACGTGGTGACGGAGCAGGGCGCGAAGGACTTGGTCTCCGCCGGTGCCAGCGCGCTGAAGGTGGGCGTGGGTCCAGGTTCGATCTGCACCACGCGGGTGATCGCGGGTGTGGGCATGCCGCAATTCACGGCGATCCAGAACGTGGCGGGTTACTGCCGCGAGCGCGGGGTGAAGGTGATCGCCGACGGCGGCATCCGCTACTCCGGCGACGTGGTGAAGGCGCTGGCCGCCGGTGCCGATCTGGTGATGCTTGGCTCGATCCTGGCCGGCACGCGCGAGAGCCCCGGCCAGAGCGTTTACTACCAAGGCCGCCGCTTCAAAACCTACCGCGGCATGGGCTCGCTGGGCGCGATGCGGAAGGGCTCCGGCGACCGCTACGGGCAAAACAGCTCCGGCAAGCTGGTGGCGGAAGGCGTGGAAGGCCGGGTGCCGTACAAGGGCCCGCTGAGCGACGTGATCTTCCAGCTCATGGGCGGTCTCCGTTCCGGCATGGGTTACGTGGGGGCGAACAGCCTGGATGAACTACGCAACCGCGCCACGTTCACCCGCATCACCCCGGGCGGCCTGCGCGAGAGCCACGTGCACGACATCGTGATCACCGAGGAGCCGACGAACTATCAGCCGCTGGGCTAA
- a CDS encoding HAD family hydrolase has protein sequence MANIGDIEMSAEGFDAVIFDCDGTLVHSMPSHFEAWCEALSLHGAGGIFKEDVFYAMGGRPTKDIVVEINDEYGLKLDPEKVAFSKREAFLRKLDQLELIDEVAEFAESLRGKKPMAIATGGTRLVIEKTLQAVGVSDLFEEVVTADDVKIGKPAPDIFLKAAKLLGVAPEKCLVLEDAPAGVMAAQLAGMSVISIPAPIRMVRKQEV, from the coding sequence ATGGCGAACATCGGCGATATTGAAATGTCGGCAGAGGGGTTCGACGCAGTCATTTTCGACTGCGACGGCACTCTGGTTCACTCGATGCCCTCCCACTTCGAAGCTTGGTGCGAAGCTCTCTCTCTTCACGGGGCAGGCGGAATTTTTAAAGAAGACGTGTTCTACGCGATGGGCGGTCGCCCGACGAAGGACATCGTCGTCGAGATCAACGACGAGTACGGCCTGAAGCTGGATCCGGAGAAGGTCGCCTTCTCGAAGCGTGAGGCCTTCCTTCGCAAGCTGGACCAGCTCGAGCTGATCGACGAGGTGGCCGAGTTTGCGGAAAGCCTGCGCGGCAAGAAGCCGATGGCGATCGCGACCGGTGGCACCCGCCTGGTGATCGAGAAGACCCTGCAAGCCGTGGGTGTCTCGGATCTCTTCGAGGAAGTGGTGACTGCGGATGATGTGAAGATCGGCAAGCCCGCTCCGGATATCTTCCTGAAGGCTGCCAAGCTGCTCGGCGTGGCGCCGGAGAAGTGCCTGGTGCTGGAGGATGCTCCTGCGGGGGTGATGGCCGCCCAGCTCGCCGGCATGTCCGTGATCTCCATCCCGGCACCGATCCGGATGGTGCGGAAGCAGGAGGTCTGA
- a CDS encoding UTP--glucose-1-phosphate uridylyltransferase: MNRGNFSPFEIKMRAAGVMEAAIGAFRHNYEALCREETGLIPEEAIRPAEGLAVFEPGEGGFDPALLAQTVVIKLNGGLGTSMGLQKVKSVLEVRPGVAFLDLIVRQVKSLREASGAPVRLLLMNSFSTSEDTLGYLSKYSADGFATASEVELMQNQVPKIDEASLAPAECPANPSLEWCPPGHGDLYPALVGSGWLDRLLADGVKYAFVSNSDNLGAVLEPGLLKHFADSGAPFLMEVTRRTPADRKGGHLAVRRDNQRLLLREVAQCPDSDLDAFQDIDKHQYFNTNSIWLRLDLLKARLEEGGGVLPLPMIRNRKTVDPRDKNSTPVIQLEVAMGAAIECFEGAQAIEVPRSRFAPVKSTADLFALRSSAYEVGGDGRVELAGTRQGVPPVVKLDDSYKLVDAIEGLGTPCLVGCEEVAVTGPLVFADGVVLKGKVSFKSPEGSPRTVPAGTYQDGEF, encoded by the coding sequence ATGAATCGAGGAAATTTTTCACCGTTTGAGATCAAGATGCGTGCTGCGGGCGTGATGGAGGCCGCGATAGGTGCATTCCGCCACAACTACGAGGCGCTTTGCCGCGAGGAGACCGGCCTGATTCCGGAGGAGGCGATCCGCCCTGCGGAAGGGTTGGCGGTCTTCGAGCCGGGTGAAGGTGGTTTCGATCCCGCCCTGCTGGCGCAGACGGTGGTGATCAAGCTGAACGGCGGGCTCGGCACGAGCATGGGCCTGCAGAAGGTGAAAAGCGTGCTGGAAGTGCGTCCGGGCGTGGCCTTCCTCGATCTGATCGTGCGGCAGGTGAAGTCCCTGCGCGAGGCGAGCGGTGCCCCGGTGCGCCTGCTGCTGATGAATAGCTTCTCCACCAGCGAGGACACGCTGGGGTATCTCTCCAAGTATTCCGCCGATGGCTTCGCGACCGCCTCCGAGGTGGAGCTGATGCAGAACCAAGTGCCGAAGATCGATGAGGCTTCCTTGGCTCCCGCCGAGTGCCCGGCGAATCCCTCCTTGGAATGGTGTCCGCCGGGTCACGGTGACCTCTATCCGGCGCTGGTCGGCAGCGGCTGGCTGGATCGCCTGCTGGCGGACGGGGTGAAGTATGCCTTCGTCTCGAACTCCGACAATCTGGGTGCCGTGCTGGAGCCGGGCCTGCTGAAGCATTTCGCGGATTCCGGTGCGCCCTTCCTGATGGAGGTGACCCGTCGCACCCCGGCCGACCGCAAGGGCGGTCACCTGGCGGTGCGCCGCGACAACCAGCGCCTGCTGCTGCGCGAGGTGGCCCAGTGCCCGGACTCCGATCTGGATGCCTTCCAGGACATCGACAAGCACCAGTACTTCAATACCAACTCGATCTGGCTGCGGCTGGACCTGTTGAAGGCGCGCTTGGAAGAGGGTGGGGGTGTATTGCCGCTGCCGATGATCCGGAACCGCAAGACCGTGGATCCGCGCGACAAGAACTCGACCCCGGTGATCCAGCTTGAAGTGGCGATGGGCGCGGCGATCGAGTGTTTCGAGGGGGCTCAGGCGATCGAGGTGCCGCGCTCGCGCTTCGCGCCGGTGAAGTCCACGGCGGATCTTTTCGCTTTGCGCTCAAGCGCTTACGAGGTGGGAGGTGACGGCCGGGTGGAGCTGGCTGGAACTCGCCAAGGCGTGCCGCCGGTGGTGAAACTGGACGATTCCTACAAGCTGGTGGACGCCATCGAGGGTCTTGGGACTCCTTGCCTGGTGGGTTGCGAGGAAGTGGCGGTGACAGGGCCGCTGGTTTTCGCCGACGGTGTGGTGCTGAAGGGCAAGGTTTCCTTCAAGTCGCCGGAGGGTTCGCCGCGGACGGTCCCGGCGGGCACATATCAGGATGGTGAGTTCTAA